A stretch of Homo sapiens chromosome 12, GRCh38.p14 Primary Assembly DNA encodes these proteins:
- the CLEC4A gene encoding C-type lectin domain family 4 member A isoform X1, which yields MELWEMLHFKRGGWRKRSSSKSVRSSSKKVFFQKYSQLLEKKTTKELVHTTLECVKKNMPVEETAWSCCPKNWKSFSSNCYFISTESASWQDSEKDCARMEAHLLVINTQEEQDFIFQNLQEESAYFVGLSDPEGQRHWQWVDQTPYNESSTFWHPREPSDPNERCVVLNFRKSPKRWGWNDVNCLGPQRSVCEMMKIHL from the exons ATGGAACTCTGggaaatgttacattttaaaagaggTGGATGGAGGAAACGGAGCTCATCAAAGAGTGTAAGAAGCAGCAGCAAGAAAG ttttctttcaaaaatattctcaGCTTCTTGAAAAAAAGACTACAAAAGAGCTGGTTCATACAACATTGGAGTGTGTGAAAAAAAATATGCCCGTGGAAG AGACAGCCTGGAGCTGTTGCCCAAAGAATTGGAAGTCATTTAGTTCCAACTGCTACTTTATTTCTACTGAATCAGCATCTTGGCAAGACAGTGAGAAGGACTGTGCTAGAATGGAGGCTCACCTGCTGGTGATAAACACTCAAGAAGAGCAG GATTTCATCTTCCAGAATCTGCAAGAAGAATCTGCTTATTTTGTGGGGCTCTCAGATCCAGAAGGTCAGCGACATTGGCAATGGGTTGATCAGACACCATACAATGAAAGTTCCAC ATTCTGGCATCCACGTGAGCCCAGTGATCCCAATGAGCGCTGCGTTGTGCTAAATTTTCGTAAATCACCCAAAAGATGGGGCTGGAATGATGTTAATTGTCTTGGTCCTCAAAGGTCAGTTTGTGAGATGATGAAGATCCACTTATGA
- the CLEC4A gene encoding C-type lectin domain family 4 member A isoform 4 (isoform 4 is encoded by transcript variant 4), which produces MTSEITYAEVRFKNEFKSSGINTASSAETAWSCCPKNWKSFSSNCYFISTESASWQDSEKDCARMEAHLLVINTQEEQDFIFQNLQEESAYFVGLSDPEGQRHWQWVDQTPYNESSTFWHPREPSDPNERCVVLNFRKSPKRWGWNDVNCLGPQRSVCEMMKIHL; this is translated from the exons ATGACTTCGGAAATCACTTATGCTGAAGTGAGgttcaaaaatgaattcaagtcCTCAGGCATCAACACAGCCTCTTCTGCAG AGACAGCCTGGAGCTGTTGCCCAAAGAATTGGAAGTCATTTAGTTCCAACTGCTACTTTATTTCTACTGAATCAGCATCTTGGCAAGACAGTGAGAAGGACTGTGCTAGAATGGAGGCTCACCTGCTGGTGATAAACACTCAAGAAGAGCAG GATTTCATCTTCCAGAATCTGCAAGAAGAATCTGCTTATTTTGTGGGGCTCTCAGATCCAGAAGGTCAGCGACATTGGCAATGGGTTGATCAGACACCATACAATGAAAGTTCCAC ATTCTGGCATCCACGTGAGCCCAGTGATCCCAATGAGCGCTGCGTTGTGCTAAATTTTCGTAAATCACCCAAAAGATGGGGCTGGAATGATGTTAATTGTCTTGGTCCTCAAAGGTCAGTTTGTGAGATGATGAAGATCCACTTATGA
- the CLEC4A gene encoding C-type lectin domain family 4 member A isoform 3 (isoform 3 is encoded by transcript variant 3), protein MTSEITYAEVRFKNEFKSSGINTASSAVFFQKYSQLLEKKTTKELVHTTLECVKKNMPVEETAWSCCPKNWKSFSSNCYFISTESASWQDSEKDCARMEAHLLVINTQEEQDFIFQNLQEESAYFVGLSDPEGQRHWQWVDQTPYNESSTFWHPREPSDPNERCVVLNFRKSPKRWGWNDVNCLGPQRSVCEMMKIHL, encoded by the exons ATGACTTCGGAAATCACTTATGCTGAAGTGAGgttcaaaaatgaattcaagtcCTCAGGCATCAACACAGCCTCTTCTGCAG ttttctttcaaaaatattctcaGCTTCTTGAAAAAAAGACTACAAAAGAGCTGGTTCATACAACATTGGAGTGTGTGAAAAAAAATATGCCCGTGGAAG AGACAGCCTGGAGCTGTTGCCCAAAGAATTGGAAGTCATTTAGTTCCAACTGCTACTTTATTTCTACTGAATCAGCATCTTGGCAAGACAGTGAGAAGGACTGTGCTAGAATGGAGGCTCACCTGCTGGTGATAAACACTCAAGAAGAGCAG GATTTCATCTTCCAGAATCTGCAAGAAGAATCTGCTTATTTTGTGGGGCTCTCAGATCCAGAAGGTCAGCGACATTGGCAATGGGTTGATCAGACACCATACAATGAAAGTTCCAC ATTCTGGCATCCACGTGAGCCCAGTGATCCCAATGAGCGCTGCGTTGTGCTAAATTTTCGTAAATCACCCAAAAGATGGGGCTGGAATGATGTTAATTGTCTTGGTCCTCAAAGGTCAGTTTGTGAGATGATGAAGATCCACTTATGA
- the CLEC4A gene encoding C-type lectin domain family 4 member A isoform 1 (isoform 1 is encoded by transcript variant 1): MTSEITYAEVRFKNEFKSSGINTASSAASKERTAPHKSNTGFPKLLCASLLIFFLLLAISFFIAFVIFFQKYSQLLEKKTTKELVHTTLECVKKNMPVEETAWSCCPKNWKSFSSNCYFISTESASWQDSEKDCARMEAHLLVINTQEEQDFIFQNLQEESAYFVGLSDPEGQRHWQWVDQTPYNESSTFWHPREPSDPNERCVVLNFRKSPKRWGWNDVNCLGPQRSVCEMMKIHL, from the exons ATGACTTCGGAAATCACTTATGCTGAAGTGAGgttcaaaaatgaattcaagtcCTCAGGCATCAACACAGCCTCTTCTGCAG CTTCCAAGGAGAGGACTGCCCCTCACAAAAGTAATACCGGATTCCCCAAGCTGCTTTGTGCCTCACTGTTGATATTTTTCCTGCTATTGGCAATCTCATTCTTTATTGCTTTTGTCA ttttctttcaaaaatattctcaGCTTCTTGAAAAAAAGACTACAAAAGAGCTGGTTCATACAACATTGGAGTGTGTGAAAAAAAATATGCCCGTGGAAG AGACAGCCTGGAGCTGTTGCCCAAAGAATTGGAAGTCATTTAGTTCCAACTGCTACTTTATTTCTACTGAATCAGCATCTTGGCAAGACAGTGAGAAGGACTGTGCTAGAATGGAGGCTCACCTGCTGGTGATAAACACTCAAGAAGAGCAG GATTTCATCTTCCAGAATCTGCAAGAAGAATCTGCTTATTTTGTGGGGCTCTCAGATCCAGAAGGTCAGCGACATTGGCAATGGGTTGATCAGACACCATACAATGAAAGTTCCAC ATTCTGGCATCCACGTGAGCCCAGTGATCCCAATGAGCGCTGCGTTGTGCTAAATTTTCGTAAATCACCCAAAAGATGGGGCTGGAATGATGTTAATTGTCTTGGTCCTCAAAGGTCAGTTTGTGAGATGATGAAGATCCACTTATGA
- the CLEC4A gene encoding C-type lectin domain family 4 member A isoform 2 (isoform 2 is encoded by transcript variant 2), with protein sequence MTSEITYAEVRFKNEFKSSGINTASSAASKERTAPHKSNTGFPKLLCASLLIFFLLLAISFFIAFVKTAWSCCPKNWKSFSSNCYFISTESASWQDSEKDCARMEAHLLVINTQEEQDFIFQNLQEESAYFVGLSDPEGQRHWQWVDQTPYNESSTFWHPREPSDPNERCVVLNFRKSPKRWGWNDVNCLGPQRSVCEMMKIHL encoded by the exons ATGACTTCGGAAATCACTTATGCTGAAGTGAGgttcaaaaatgaattcaagtcCTCAGGCATCAACACAGCCTCTTCTGCAG CTTCCAAGGAGAGGACTGCCCCTCACAAAAGTAATACCGGATTCCCCAAGCTGCTTTGTGCCTCACTGTTGATATTTTTCCTGCTATTGGCAATCTCATTCTTTATTGCTTTTGTCA AGACAGCCTGGAGCTGTTGCCCAAAGAATTGGAAGTCATTTAGTTCCAACTGCTACTTTATTTCTACTGAATCAGCATCTTGGCAAGACAGTGAGAAGGACTGTGCTAGAATGGAGGCTCACCTGCTGGTGATAAACACTCAAGAAGAGCAG GATTTCATCTTCCAGAATCTGCAAGAAGAATCTGCTTATTTTGTGGGGCTCTCAGATCCAGAAGGTCAGCGACATTGGCAATGGGTTGATCAGACACCATACAATGAAAGTTCCAC ATTCTGGCATCCACGTGAGCCCAGTGATCCCAATGAGCGCTGCGTTGTGCTAAATTTTCGTAAATCACCCAAAAGATGGGGCTGGAATGATGTTAATTGTCTTGGTCCTCAAAGGTCAGTTTGTGAGATGATGAAGATCCACTTATGA
- the CLEC4A gene encoding C-type lectin domain family 4 member A isoform X2: MPVEETAWSCCPKNWKSFSSNCYFISTESASWQDSEKDCARMEAHLLVINTQEEQDFIFQNLQEESAYFVGLSDPEGQRHWQWVDQTPYNESSTFWHPREPSDPNERCVVLNFRKSPKRWGWNDVNCLGPQRSVCEMMKIHL, encoded by the exons ATGCCCGTGGAAG AGACAGCCTGGAGCTGTTGCCCAAAGAATTGGAAGTCATTTAGTTCCAACTGCTACTTTATTTCTACTGAATCAGCATCTTGGCAAGACAGTGAGAAGGACTGTGCTAGAATGGAGGCTCACCTGCTGGTGATAAACACTCAAGAAGAGCAG GATTTCATCTTCCAGAATCTGCAAGAAGAATCTGCTTATTTTGTGGGGCTCTCAGATCCAGAAGGTCAGCGACATTGGCAATGGGTTGATCAGACACCATACAATGAAAGTTCCAC ATTCTGGCATCCACGTGAGCCCAGTGATCCCAATGAGCGCTGCGTTGTGCTAAATTTTCGTAAATCACCCAAAAGATGGGGCTGGAATGATGTTAATTGTCTTGGTCCTCAAAGGTCAGTTTGTGAGATGATGAAGATCCACTTATGA